Below is a window of Nitrospirota bacterium DNA.
GGCGAAACTGCAAAAGGTATTTAGTGACGCCGAAACCGACTATAAAGGTGAACATTTTTATCGTATTTTTGTCGGTAATGAGAGATTAAAGATTGAGCTGATAAATGATGTGCCCTCACATATCGGTCAACTGGTAAATCATCCAGTTCTCGGCATTATAGATTCAAGGGAAAATATCCTTGCAAATAAGATAACTGCGATAGTTGATAGAACACTGCCGAAGGATATCGTTGATGTATTTGTACTTTTGAATGATGGGCTAAGTATTAAGACAGCTTTGACTGACGCCGGAAGCAAGGCTGCCGGTATCTCACCTCTCCTTGTTGCCAAAATACTTGCCGAGTTTGATTATACGATTATTGATACTGAAATAAAATGGATAAAACCTTTCCCAAGCCTGACGATTAAACAATATCTGAGCAACATGGCAATCAGCATTGTTGAAG
It encodes the following:
- a CDS encoding nucleotidyl transferase AbiEii/AbiGii toxin family protein; the protein is MLAEYYNNVIYPLEDIVISVFRESPFYLTGDTALSRGYYNHRYSDDLDFFVNDHAEFRRISETQLAKLQKVFSDAETDYKGEHFYRIFVGNERLKIELINDVPSHIGQLVNHPVLGIIDSRENILANKITAIVDRTLPKDIVDVFVLLNDGLSIKTALTDAGSKAAGISPLLVAKILAEFDYTIIDTEIKWIKPFPSLTIKQYLSNMAISIVEGKI